CACCGTGTTGCCGTCGTGGACGAAGTTCTGGCCGAGCTTCTTAGTCGGCTGGATGCCGAGCAGCTCGGCGAGGTCGCGGATCTCCGCCGGCCCGAGGAGGCTCATCGCGCCTCGACCGGTTCGGACTCCCACGAGCCGTACACGGCCTCGGTGTTCGACGACACCTGCGCGGCGAGCATCGACACGTCGGTGCCGAGGTGCGCGGCCATCGCCCGCAGGGTGTGCGGAATCAGGTACGGCGCGTTCGGCCGGCCGCGGTACGGCTCGGGCGTCAGGTACGGGGCATCCGTCTCCACCAGCAGCAGGTTGCGCGGGGCAGTATCCAGCGCCTCGCGCAGGGTGCCCGCGTTCTTGAACGACACCGTTCCGGCGAAGGACATGTACCAGCCGTTCTCGGTGCAGATGCGGGCGAGCTCGGCGTCGCCGCTGAAACAGTGGAACACCGTGCGCTCGGGAGCGCCGACCCGCTTCAGCGTCGCGATCACGTCGGCGTGCGCGTCGCGGTCGTGGATCTGCAGCGCCAGGTCGTGCTGCTTGGCGATCTCGATGTGCGCCTCGAACGCGCGGAATTGCGCCGCCCGCCCATCCTCGCCGGTGCGGAAGAAGTCCAACCCGGTCTCGCCGACGGCGCGCACTCGCGGCCGGCCGGCGAGTTCGTCGATCGCCGCCAGGGCGTCATCGAGGTCTCCGGATGCCGCCAGCTCGGGTGTGTCGTTCGGGTGCAGCGCGACCGCGGCGAGTACTCGCGGCTCACGGCTCGCGATCTCCGCCGACCAGGTTGAGGTGGCGACATCCGTGCCCACCTGCACGACGCCGCGCACGCCGACGCTGGATGCCCGGTCGAGGTGCTCCCGGTAGTCCATCGGGTTCTCGCCGTCGGCGATCTCAAGGTGGGTGTGGTTGTCGTACACCGGCACCACGAGCGCTTCAGGCAACGGCGGGTACTCGAGGTTGCGGCCCTCGTCGGCGTACCGCGTGCGCAGGTGGTTGTCGGTCAAGGTCGCTGCTCCTCAGTCGTTCGGTGGTGTGGTTTCGAGACGCTCGCTGGCGCTCGCTCCTCAACCAGCGACTACGGGTTCGTGCTCGATCCGCGGGAACAGGGTGCCCTCGAGCGCCGAGACTCGAGCGCCGCCGACCCAGTCCGGGGCATCCGTGATCGTGACATCCTGCACATCGCCCTCGCCGCCGAGCGCGGTCCAGAGCTTCTGGCTGGCGATCGGAATCACCGGTGACAGCAGCACCGCGAGCGTGCCGAGGCCGCGCACCGCGGTGTGCAGCACGGTGCCGAGCCGCTCGCGGGTCTCGTCGTTCTTGGCCAGCTGCCAGGGCTCCTGCTCGGTGATGTAGCCGTTCAGGGCGTCGACGAGCTCCCAGATCGAGGCGAGCGCGTCGTGGATTGCCAGCTTCTCGATCGCGGCATCCGCCGCGTCCGTCGTCGCGCGCTCGCGCACGCGGATCGCCCGGTCGGAGTCGCTCAGCTCGCCCGCGGCCGGGATCTCGCCGTCGAAGTAGCGGTTCACCATGGCGATCACGCGCGAGGCGAGGTTGCCGAAACCGTTGGCGAGTTCGGCCTGGTAGCGGGCGGCGAGGTCTTCCCAGCTGAACGAGCCGTCCTGGCCGAAGTTGATCGCGCGCATGAAGTAATAGCGGAACGCGTCCGAGCCGAAGGTGTCGGTGATGTCGGTCGGCGCGATACCGGTGAGCTTGGACTTGGACATCTTCTCGCCGCCGACCAGCAGCCAGCCGTGGCCGAACACCCGCTGTGACACCGGCAGACCGGCGGCCATCAGCATCGCCGGCCAGATCACCGCGTGGAAGCGGGCGATGTCCTTGCCGACCAGCTGCACGGCGGGCCAACGGCGCCGGAATTCCTCGTCGTCGACGCCGTAGCCGATCGCGGTCACGTAGTTCAGCAGCGCGTCGAACCAGACGTAGAGCACGTGCTTGTCATCCCAGGGGATCTGGATGCCCCAGTCGAAGCTCGACCGTGAGATGGACAGGTCGCGCAGGCCCTGCTTGACGAACTGCACGATCTCGTTGCGCACGCTCTCGGGCTGCACGAAGTCGGGCCGCTGCTCGTACAGGTCGAGCAGTCGCTGCTCGAACTCGCTCATGCGGAAGAAGTAGTTGGTCTCCTTGAGCACCTCGACCGGCTTGGAGTGGATGGCGCAGACCTGCTGCCCCTCGTACTCGCCGGTTCCGGGCACCAGGTCGCTGGGCTGCTTGTACTCCTCGCAGCCGACACAGTAGTGACCCTCGAATTCGCCCTGGTAGATGTAACCGTCGTTGTAGAGCTTCTCGAGGAAGACCTTGACGCCGGCCTCGTGGCGCTTCTCGGTGGTGCGGATGAAGTCGTCGTTCTTGATGTTGATGGTCTCGAGCAGCGGCTTCCACGCGGACTCGACCAGCTCGTCGGCCCACTCCTGCGGGGTGGTGTTGTTCGCCACCGCGGTGCGCAGGATCTTCTGGCCGTGCTCATCGGTGCCGGTGAGCAGCCAGGTGTCATCACCACGCTGCCGGTGCCAGCGGGCAAGCACATCGGCCGCCACCTCGGTGTACGCGTGCCCGATGTGGGGCACGTCGTTCACATAGAAGATGGGCGTGGCGATATAGAACGGCTTGCCAGCAGACATGCCTAATATCCTACGGTTCCGCCGTCGGCCGTTACGCGAGGCCCCGCTGCTGATGGCGCCTGCGCGCTCCTCCGCTGGTCGAGCCCGCCGAGACCCGCTCGCTCCCGGCGCCCGTTTGCCCCACTGGCCCGCGGTAGGTCGAGCGCCGCCGCGCGAATCGCGCGCCGCGGCGCGCTAGCGTCCGGAGAGCGCACCCTCGTACAGCGCCCGCTTGGACAGCCCGGTGGCCTCGGCCACTTCTGCTGCGGCATCCTTCAATCGGATGCCGCCGGCCTGCAGTTCCCGCACCTGGGCGATGCCCTGCTCCAGGTCGACGGTGGCGGGCGTCGCTCCATCGACGACGATCACGATCTCACCCTTCACGCCGGCAGCTGCCCACTCGGCGAGTTCGGCGGCGGTGCCGCGACGCACTTCCTCGAACTTCTTGGTGAGCTCACGGGCGACCACCACGCGACGGTCGGCGCCGAGCGCGGCGGCCAGGTCGGAGAGGGTGTCGGCGAGCCGGTTCGGCGACTCGAAGAACACCATCGTGCGTTCCTCGTGCGCGAGCTTGCTGAAGTAGGCGATCCGGCTCTTGCGCGGCACGAAGCCCTCGAAGGTGAACCGGTCGGTCGGCAGCCCGCTCACGGCAAGCGCCATCAGCACGGCGCTCGGGCCGGGCAGAGCCGTCACGGTGACTCCGGCGCGCGCTGCTTCCGCGACGAGCGGGAAACCCGGGTCGCTGATTGCGGGCATTCCGGCATCCGTCAGCACCAGCACGTCCGCGTCCCGGGCGAGTTCGACGATCTCGGCGGCCTTCTCGACCTCGTTGTGCTCGTGCATGGCGATCAGCCGCGGACGGTTCTCGACGCCGAGGGCACGCATCAGGTGCACGGCGGTGCGGGTGTCTTCCGCGGCGATGGTCTCCGCGTTCTCCAGCGCCTCGACCAGCCGGCGGCTCGCGTCGCCAAGATTGCCGATCGGGGTCGCCGCGAGGATGATCACCCGTTCATCCTCCCACCCGCGCAGTTGCCGTGGCTCCGCCCGCAGGCGGCCCGCCACGTGGCCGGACTAGCATGGGCGACGTGTCGACCGAGGTGAGCGCTGCCCCCCGCGGCAGCCGCCTCGACGAGTGGTACGCCGGCAACCCGGCCGCCCGGCGCGTCTGGCGGTGGGGCGTCCCGGCCGCAGTGCTCGGTGTCGCGGCGGCCACCCGACTGTGGAACCTCGGCCATCCCGACAGCCTGGTCTTCGACGAGACCTATTACGTCAAAGACGCCTGGACGCTGACGAACCTCGGTTACGAGTCCCGCTGGCCGGAAGGTGCGGACACGGCATTCAACGCCGGGGAGGTGAACGGGTACACCATCGAGCCGAGCTTCGTCGTGCATCCTCCGCTCGGCAAATGGATCATCGGCGCCGGCCTCGCCCTGGTCGGCGCGGACAACCCGGTCGGCTGGCGGATCGGCACCGCGGTCTGCGGCATCCTGCTGGTCGCCGTGCTGATGCTGATCGCCTGGTTCCTGTTCCGCTCGACCGCGCTCACCGCCATCGCCGGCTTCCTGCTCGCGATCGACGGCAACGCGATCGTGATGAGCCGGGTCGCGCTGCTCGACGGCATCCTCGCCTTATTCGTGCTGCTCGGCTTCGGCGCGATTCTGCTCGACCGCGGCTGGACCGCACGCCGATTACGGCTCTGGCTGGCCAGCAGAACGGATGCCTCGCGGCCCACCGACTGGGGACCGGTTCTGTGGTGGCGTCCCTGGCTGCTCGTCGCGGGGCTGACCCTTGGCTTCGCCGCCGCAGTGAAGTGGAACGGACTGTACTTCCTGGCCTTCTTCGCGGTGTACACCCTCGTGGTCGACGCGCTCGATCGGCGTCGGCTGGGCATCCCGTTCTGGATCTCCGGAACCCTGCTCAAGCAGGCCCCCGCCAGCTTCCTGCTCACCGTGCCGGTCGCGCTGGTCGCCTACCTGATCACCTGGGCTGGCTGGTTCGCCACCGATGACGGCTTCTACCGGCACTGGGTCGAAGACGGGAACCTTGCTTGGACCGGACCGCTGGCCTGGGTGCCGGTCGACTGGCAGAACTTCTGGCACTACCAGGTGTCGGTGTACAACTACCACGTCGGCGAGACCCGGCCGCACAGCTACCAGGCGAATCCGCTGACCTGGCTGCTGCTGATCCGGCCGACCAGCATGTACTACG
The Diaminobutyricimonas sp. LJ205 genome window above contains:
- a CDS encoding TatD family hydrolase, producing the protein MTDNHLRTRYADEGRNLEYPPLPEALVVPVYDNHTHLEIADGENPMDYREHLDRASSVGVRGVVQVGTDVATSTWSAEIASREPRVLAAVALHPNDTPELAASGDLDDALAAIDELAGRPRVRAVGETGLDFFRTGEDGRAAQFRAFEAHIEIAKQHDLALQIHDRDAHADVIATLKRVGAPERTVFHCFSGDAELARICTENGWYMSFAGTVSFKNAGTLREALDTAPRNLLLVETDAPYLTPEPYRGRPNAPYLIPHTLRAMAAHLGTDVSMLAAQVSSNTEAVYGSWESEPVEAR
- the metG gene encoding methionine--tRNA ligase, producing MSAGKPFYIATPIFYVNDVPHIGHAYTEVAADVLARWHRQRGDDTWLLTGTDEHGQKILRTAVANNTTPQEWADELVESAWKPLLETINIKNDDFIRTTEKRHEAGVKVFLEKLYNDGYIYQGEFEGHYCVGCEEYKQPSDLVPGTGEYEGQQVCAIHSKPVEVLKETNYFFRMSEFEQRLLDLYEQRPDFVQPESVRNEIVQFVKQGLRDLSISRSSFDWGIQIPWDDKHVLYVWFDALLNYVTAIGYGVDDEEFRRRWPAVQLVGKDIARFHAVIWPAMLMAAGLPVSQRVFGHGWLLVGGEKMSKSKLTGIAPTDITDTFGSDAFRYYFMRAINFGQDGSFSWEDLAARYQAELANGFGNLASRVIAMVNRYFDGEIPAAGELSDSDRAIRVRERATTDAADAAIEKLAIHDALASIWELVDALNGYITEQEPWQLAKNDETRERLGTVLHTAVRGLGTLAVLLSPVIPIASQKLWTALGGEGDVQDVTITDAPDWVGGARVSALEGTLFPRIEHEPVVAG
- the rsmI gene encoding 16S rRNA (cytidine(1402)-2'-O)-methyltransferase; its protein translation is MIILAATPIGNLGDASRRLVEALENAETIAAEDTRTAVHLMRALGVENRPRLIAMHEHNEVEKAAEIVELARDADVLVLTDAGMPAISDPGFPLVAEAARAGVTVTALPGPSAVLMALAVSGLPTDRFTFEGFVPRKSRIAYFSKLAHEERTMVFFESPNRLADTLSDLAAALGADRRVVVARELTKKFEEVRRGTAAELAEWAAAGVKGEIVIVVDGATPATVDLEQGIAQVRELQAGGIRLKDAAAEVAEATGLSKRALYEGALSGR
- a CDS encoding phospholipid carrier-dependent glycosyltransferase; its protein translation is MGDVSTEVSAAPRGSRLDEWYAGNPAARRVWRWGVPAAVLGVAAATRLWNLGHPDSLVFDETYYVKDAWTLTNLGYESRWPEGADTAFNAGEVNGYTIEPSFVVHPPLGKWIIGAGLALVGADNPVGWRIGTAVCGILLVAVLMLIAWFLFRSTALTAIAGFLLAIDGNAIVMSRVALLDGILALFVLLGFGAILLDRGWTARRLRLWLASRTDASRPTDWGPVLWWRPWLLVAGLTLGFAAAVKWNGLYFLAFFAVYTLVVDALDRRRLGIPFWISGTLLKQAPASFLLTVPVALVAYLITWAGWFATDDGFYRHWVEDGNLAWTGPLAWVPVDWQNFWHYQVSVYNYHVGETRPHSYQANPLTWLLLIRPTSMYYAGTEHGGTTYGSTILDLANPIIWWASVAAALYLVYRLIRFRDWRHGAILMGLLAGYLPWLMYLERTVFQFYTIAFQSFLILALTAVFGLMLGTPADPRWRRDGGIRLIAVILAVATAVSVFFWPIWTALEVPWSFIQLHYWLPNWR